A genome region from Bombus pyrosoma isolate SC7728 linkage group LG14, ASM1482585v1, whole genome shotgun sequence includes the following:
- the LOC122574925 gene encoding methylcrotonoyl-CoA carboxylase beta chain, mitochondrial isoform X3 yields the protein MLRKGNLFIRNLRHTTRTFHDEAIVIGSEQDTKSPEYQDNYVQMKCMVDRLKETVEKVVEGGGRKARERHLKKGKLLPRARINTLLDPTSPFLEFSQLAGYELYDNEEVPAGGIITGIGRVEGTECVIVANDPTVKGGTYYPITVKKHLRAQEIAEENHLPCIYLVDSGGANLSRQAEVFPDKMHFGRSFYNQAILSSKGIAQIAVVMGSCTAGGAYLPAMADENIIVGNQGTIFLAGPPLVKASTGEDVTPEELGGATVHCRISGVTDHYAMDDTHALYLARQIVKDLNRQRPMHVNLDKQAALKATHFVQLCAQRKIPLIFLQNITGFMVGKDAEAEGIAKNGAKMVNAVACAQVPKITVVIGGSYGAGNYGMCGRSYSPRFLYTWPNAKISVMGGAQAANVIAQITKQQCIRDGKEWTAEEEEQLKGPIMEKFERESSPYYASARLWDDGVINPTDTRVVLGLSLSAALNAPIPETKFGIFRM from the exons ATGTTAAGGAAaggaaatctttttataagaaatttacgCCATACTACAAGAACGTTTCACGATGAAGCTATCGTCATCGGTAGTGAACAAGACACCAAGTCACCGGAGTATCAG GACAATTATGTACAAATGAAGTGTATGGTAGATAGACTAAAAGAGACAGTCGAAAAGGTTGTAGAGGGCGGGGGACGAAAGGCGAGAGAAAGACACCTAAAAAAGGGGAAACTTTTACCACGAGCACGAATTAACACGCTTCTCGATCCGACATCTCCTTTTCTCGAATTTTCTCAGTTAGCTGGTTACGAACTGTACGATAACGAGGAAGTACCAGCTGGTGGAATTATTACTGGCATCGGCAGGGTAGAAGG CACTGAATGCGTAATAGTTGCAAATGATCCGACCGTGAAAGGGGGCACGTACTATCCAATCACGGTGAAAAAGCACTTGAGAGCTCAAGAAATTGCGGAAGAGAATCATTTGCCATGCATATATTTAGTGGACAGTGGTGGCGCAAATTTATCTAGACAAGCCGAGGTATTTCCGGATAAAATGCATTTCGGAAGAAGCTTCTACAATCAGGCTATCCTAAGTTCGAAGGGGATCGCGCAAATTGCAGTAGTAATGGGAAGTTGCACAGCAG GAGGCGCATACTTGCCAGCTATGGCCGATGAAAACATAATCGTTGGCAATCAAGGTACTATCTTCTTGGCTGGTCCGCCTTTAGTGAAAGCTTCTACTGGCGAAGATGTTACTCCGGAGGAGTTGGGCGGCGCGACGGTTCATTGTCG aatCTCTGGAGTCACCGACCATTATGCCATGGATGATACTCACGCCTTGTACTTGGCTCGTCAGATTGTGAAAGACTTAAATAGACAAAGACCGATGCACGTAAACTTGGACAAACAG GCCGCGTTAAAAGCCACACATTTCGTGCAGCTCTGCGCTCAGAGAAAGATACCGCTTATTTTCTTGCAGAATATTACAG GGTTTATGGTGGGCAAGGATGCTGAGGCCGAGGGTATTGCTAAAAATGGAGCAAAAATGGTGAACGCCGTGGCTTGCGCTCAAGTGCCCAAAATTACGGTGGTGATCGGTGGTTCGTACGGAGCAGGAAATTACG GTATGTGTGGTAGATCTTATTCGCCAAGATTTCTCTATACCTGGCCGAATGCAAAAATATCCGTGATGGGAGGGGCACAGGCTGCGAATGTAATAGCGCAGATTACCAAGCAGCAATGTATTCGCGATGGGAAAGAG TGGACCGCGGAAGAGGAGGAGCAGCTGAAAGGACCGATCATGGAGAAATTCGAAAGGGAGAGCAGTCCGTACTATGCTAGTGCCAG ACTTTGGGACGACGGCGTGATCAATCCGACCGACACTAGAGTGGTATTAGGTCTTAGTCTATCGGCAGCGCTGAATGCACCCATACCAGAAActaaatttggaattttccgAATGTAA
- the LOC122574925 gene encoding methylcrotonoyl-CoA carboxylase beta chain, mitochondrial isoform X1 — protein sequence MLRKGNLFIRNLRHTTRTFHDEAIVIGSEQDTKSPEYQDNYVQMKCMVDRLKETVEKVVEGGGRKARERHLKKGKLLPRARINTLLDPTSPFLEFSQLAGYELYDNEEVPAGGIITGIGRVEGTECVIVANDPTVKGGTYYPITVKKHLRAQEIAEENHLPCIYLVDSGGANLSRQAEVFPDKMHFGRSFYNQAILSSKGIAQIAVVMGSCTAGGAYLPAMADENIIVGNQGTIFLAGPPLVKASTGEDVTPEELGGATVHCRISGVTDHYAMDDTHALYLARQIVKDLNRQRPMHVNLDKQVDVPLYSVDEIYGIVGVNLKRPYDVREVIARIVDGSRFREFKAQYGETLVTGFAKIYGYPVGIVANNGILFSQAALKATHFVQLCAQRKIPLIFLQNITGFMVGKDAEAEGIAKNGAKMVNAVACAQVPKITVVIGGSYGAGNYGMCGRSYSPRFLYTWPNAKISVMGGAQAANVIAQITKQQCIRDGKEWTAEEEEQLKGPIMEKFERESSPYYASARLWDDGVINPTDTRVVLGLSLSAALNAPIPETKFGIFRM from the exons ATGTTAAGGAAaggaaatctttttataagaaatttacgCCATACTACAAGAACGTTTCACGATGAAGCTATCGTCATCGGTAGTGAACAAGACACCAAGTCACCGGAGTATCAG GACAATTATGTACAAATGAAGTGTATGGTAGATAGACTAAAAGAGACAGTCGAAAAGGTTGTAGAGGGCGGGGGACGAAAGGCGAGAGAAAGACACCTAAAAAAGGGGAAACTTTTACCACGAGCACGAATTAACACGCTTCTCGATCCGACATCTCCTTTTCTCGAATTTTCTCAGTTAGCTGGTTACGAACTGTACGATAACGAGGAAGTACCAGCTGGTGGAATTATTACTGGCATCGGCAGGGTAGAAGG CACTGAATGCGTAATAGTTGCAAATGATCCGACCGTGAAAGGGGGCACGTACTATCCAATCACGGTGAAAAAGCACTTGAGAGCTCAAGAAATTGCGGAAGAGAATCATTTGCCATGCATATATTTAGTGGACAGTGGTGGCGCAAATTTATCTAGACAAGCCGAGGTATTTCCGGATAAAATGCATTTCGGAAGAAGCTTCTACAATCAGGCTATCCTAAGTTCGAAGGGGATCGCGCAAATTGCAGTAGTAATGGGAAGTTGCACAGCAG GAGGCGCATACTTGCCAGCTATGGCCGATGAAAACATAATCGTTGGCAATCAAGGTACTATCTTCTTGGCTGGTCCGCCTTTAGTGAAAGCTTCTACTGGCGAAGATGTTACTCCGGAGGAGTTGGGCGGCGCGACGGTTCATTGTCG aatCTCTGGAGTCACCGACCATTATGCCATGGATGATACTCACGCCTTGTACTTGGCTCGTCAGATTGTGAAAGACTTAAATAGACAAAGACCGATGCACGTAAACTTGGACAAACAGGTAGACGTACCACTGTATTctgtcgatgaaatttatggTATAGTTGGCGTAAACTTGAAGCGTCCGTACGATGTCAGAGAAGTGATCGCGAGGATCGTGGATGGATCGAGATTTCGCGAGTTTAAGGCGCAGTACGGGGAAACGTTGGTTACCGGCTTCGCGAAAATTTACGGTTACCCCGTGGGAATAGTTGCGAATAATGGCATACTGTTTTCGCAGGCCGCGTTAAAAGCCACACATTTCGTGCAGCTCTGCGCTCAGAGAAAGATACCGCTTATTTTCTTGCAGAATATTACAG GGTTTATGGTGGGCAAGGATGCTGAGGCCGAGGGTATTGCTAAAAATGGAGCAAAAATGGTGAACGCCGTGGCTTGCGCTCAAGTGCCCAAAATTACGGTGGTGATCGGTGGTTCGTACGGAGCAGGAAATTACG GTATGTGTGGTAGATCTTATTCGCCAAGATTTCTCTATACCTGGCCGAATGCAAAAATATCCGTGATGGGAGGGGCACAGGCTGCGAATGTAATAGCGCAGATTACCAAGCAGCAATGTATTCGCGATGGGAAAGAG TGGACCGCGGAAGAGGAGGAGCAGCTGAAAGGACCGATCATGGAGAAATTCGAAAGGGAGAGCAGTCCGTACTATGCTAGTGCCAG ACTTTGGGACGACGGCGTGATCAATCCGACCGACACTAGAGTGGTATTAGGTCTTAGTCTATCGGCAGCGCTGAATGCACCCATACCAGAAActaaatttggaattttccgAATGTAA
- the LOC122574925 gene encoding methylcrotonoyl-CoA carboxylase beta chain, mitochondrial isoform X2: protein MKCMVDRLKETVEKVVEGGGRKARERHLKKGKLLPRARINTLLDPTSPFLEFSQLAGYELYDNEEVPAGGIITGIGRVEGTECVIVANDPTVKGGTYYPITVKKHLRAQEIAEENHLPCIYLVDSGGANLSRQAEVFPDKMHFGRSFYNQAILSSKGIAQIAVVMGSCTAGGAYLPAMADENIIVGNQGTIFLAGPPLVKASTGEDVTPEELGGATVHCRISGVTDHYAMDDTHALYLARQIVKDLNRQRPMHVNLDKQVDVPLYSVDEIYGIVGVNLKRPYDVREVIARIVDGSRFREFKAQYGETLVTGFAKIYGYPVGIVANNGILFSQAALKATHFVQLCAQRKIPLIFLQNITGFMVGKDAEAEGIAKNGAKMVNAVACAQVPKITVVIGGSYGAGNYGMCGRSYSPRFLYTWPNAKISVMGGAQAANVIAQITKQQCIRDGKEWTAEEEEQLKGPIMEKFERESSPYYASARLWDDGVINPTDTRVVLGLSLSAALNAPIPETKFGIFRM, encoded by the exons ATGAAGTGTATGGTAGATAGACTAAAAGAGACAGTCGAAAAGGTTGTAGAGGGCGGGGGACGAAAGGCGAGAGAAAGACACCTAAAAAAGGGGAAACTTTTACCACGAGCACGAATTAACACGCTTCTCGATCCGACATCTCCTTTTCTCGAATTTTCTCAGTTAGCTGGTTACGAACTGTACGATAACGAGGAAGTACCAGCTGGTGGAATTATTACTGGCATCGGCAGGGTAGAAGG CACTGAATGCGTAATAGTTGCAAATGATCCGACCGTGAAAGGGGGCACGTACTATCCAATCACGGTGAAAAAGCACTTGAGAGCTCAAGAAATTGCGGAAGAGAATCATTTGCCATGCATATATTTAGTGGACAGTGGTGGCGCAAATTTATCTAGACAAGCCGAGGTATTTCCGGATAAAATGCATTTCGGAAGAAGCTTCTACAATCAGGCTATCCTAAGTTCGAAGGGGATCGCGCAAATTGCAGTAGTAATGGGAAGTTGCACAGCAG GAGGCGCATACTTGCCAGCTATGGCCGATGAAAACATAATCGTTGGCAATCAAGGTACTATCTTCTTGGCTGGTCCGCCTTTAGTGAAAGCTTCTACTGGCGAAGATGTTACTCCGGAGGAGTTGGGCGGCGCGACGGTTCATTGTCG aatCTCTGGAGTCACCGACCATTATGCCATGGATGATACTCACGCCTTGTACTTGGCTCGTCAGATTGTGAAAGACTTAAATAGACAAAGACCGATGCACGTAAACTTGGACAAACAGGTAGACGTACCACTGTATTctgtcgatgaaatttatggTATAGTTGGCGTAAACTTGAAGCGTCCGTACGATGTCAGAGAAGTGATCGCGAGGATCGTGGATGGATCGAGATTTCGCGAGTTTAAGGCGCAGTACGGGGAAACGTTGGTTACCGGCTTCGCGAAAATTTACGGTTACCCCGTGGGAATAGTTGCGAATAATGGCATACTGTTTTCGCAGGCCGCGTTAAAAGCCACACATTTCGTGCAGCTCTGCGCTCAGAGAAAGATACCGCTTATTTTCTTGCAGAATATTACAG GGTTTATGGTGGGCAAGGATGCTGAGGCCGAGGGTATTGCTAAAAATGGAGCAAAAATGGTGAACGCCGTGGCTTGCGCTCAAGTGCCCAAAATTACGGTGGTGATCGGTGGTTCGTACGGAGCAGGAAATTACG GTATGTGTGGTAGATCTTATTCGCCAAGATTTCTCTATACCTGGCCGAATGCAAAAATATCCGTGATGGGAGGGGCACAGGCTGCGAATGTAATAGCGCAGATTACCAAGCAGCAATGTATTCGCGATGGGAAAGAG TGGACCGCGGAAGAGGAGGAGCAGCTGAAAGGACCGATCATGGAGAAATTCGAAAGGGAGAGCAGTCCGTACTATGCTAGTGCCAG ACTTTGGGACGACGGCGTGATCAATCCGACCGACACTAGAGTGGTATTAGGTCTTAGTCTATCGGCAGCGCTGAATGCACCCATACCAGAAActaaatttggaattttccgAATGTAA